One window from the genome of Paraconexibacter algicola encodes:
- a CDS encoding acyl-CoA dehydrogenase family protein produces the protein MTAHELATPTIQDAVGAFVDEVVLPHVADWDRDDVLPDTAWEQLVALGVPGALVPVEHGGAGRTVASMVPVWRTLSQGWISLTGAVNPTGLATALLVRDGTPAQRERWLPRFADGTAHAAFSITEPQAGSDLARLETTATPERDGLTLRGRKRWVAGGVSADVVFLLARVDGELSCVVLPADGRGTASWQVDEIDKVGYRGVESAAYRFAAHHEPTAEILGGPDRVGAGARQMLGALGVGRVNVACRALGIVDRALAVALQESTGREIGDGLLGDHTHVQLRVGELRARLMAAESLTERAAFAVDEEAENARELSTAAKVVASDTAVWAVDLAARLSASRSYRAGDELARLRRDAPQTQIGEGANDALLLALGRGEIAGAS, from the coding sequence ATGACGGCGCACGAGCTCGCGACCCCCACGATCCAGGACGCGGTCGGCGCGTTCGTCGACGAGGTGGTGCTGCCGCACGTCGCCGACTGGGACCGCGACGACGTGCTCCCCGACACGGCCTGGGAGCAGCTCGTCGCGCTCGGCGTGCCCGGCGCGCTCGTGCCCGTCGAGCACGGCGGTGCCGGCCGCACGGTCGCCTCGATGGTGCCGGTGTGGCGGACGCTGTCACAGGGCTGGATCTCGCTGACCGGGGCGGTCAACCCGACCGGTCTGGCGACCGCGCTGCTCGTGCGCGACGGCACCCCGGCGCAGCGGGAGCGCTGGCTGCCCCGGTTCGCCGACGGGACCGCGCACGCCGCGTTCTCGATCACCGAGCCGCAGGCGGGCAGCGACCTCGCCCGCCTCGAGACGACCGCGACTCCCGAGCGCGACGGCCTCACGCTCCGCGGGCGCAAGCGCTGGGTCGCGGGCGGGGTCAGCGCCGACGTCGTGTTCCTGCTCGCCCGCGTCGACGGCGAGCTGTCGTGCGTCGTGCTGCCCGCCGACGGGCGCGGCACCGCGAGCTGGCAGGTCGACGAGATCGACAAGGTCGGCTACCGCGGGGTCGAGTCCGCCGCCTACCGCTTCGCCGCGCACCACGAGCCGACCGCGGAGATCCTTGGCGGCCCCGACCGCGTGGGGGCCGGGGCCCGGCAGATGCTCGGGGCGCTCGGCGTCGGCCGGGTGAACGTCGCCTGCCGTGCGCTGGGCATCGTCGACCGGGCGCTCGCCGTCGCGCTGCAGGAGTCGACCGGCCGGGAGATCGGGGACGGCCTGCTCGGCGACCACACGCACGTCCAGCTGCGCGTCGGCGAGCTGCGCGCGCGGCTGATGGCGGCCGAGTCGCTGACCGAGCGGGCCGCGTTCGCCGTCGACGAGGAGGCCGAGAACGCGCGCGAGCTGTCGACCGCCGCGAAGGTCGTCGCCTCGGACACCGCGGTCTGGGCCGTCGATCTCGCCGCGCGCCTGTCCGCGAGCCGCTCCTACCGTGCCGGGGACGAGCTCGCGCGGCTGCGTCGCGACGCGCCGCAGACGCAGATCGGGGAGGGCGCCAACGACGCGCTCCTGCTGGCGCTGGGCCGCGGGGAGATCGCCGGGGCGAGCTGA
- a CDS encoding SDR family NAD(P)-dependent oxidoreductase produces MRRAIITGAGGAFGTALTAQLRERGWRTVGLDLRGDGDDVLACDVTDEAAVPAAVAAAVERLGGGVDVLVNNAGIGGPASAGAPPGEVVRRMLDVNLLGAWTVTAATIDHLVASRGRVVLLGSRMSFLGLPLGAAYGVSKRALGAYADALRAEYGTHVGVTCVHPAFVKTPIHDRTREAGLQLEGFSTEEPIEQVIATLVRACEAPRARRDLAVTRGGALQIAAARHLPAVVDRVVARTLRGRIADGALDAAEIARGLRERHGRP; encoded by the coding sequence ATGAGGCGCGCGATCATCACCGGTGCCGGCGGCGCGTTCGGCACGGCGCTGACCGCGCAGCTGCGCGAGCGCGGCTGGCGGACGGTCGGCCTGGACCTGCGCGGCGACGGCGACGACGTCCTGGCCTGCGACGTGACCGACGAGGCGGCGGTGCCGGCCGCGGTCGCGGCGGCGGTGGAGCGCCTGGGCGGCGGGGTCGACGTGCTCGTCAACAACGCGGGGATCGGCGGCCCGGCCAGCGCGGGCGCGCCGCCCGGCGAGGTCGTGCGGCGGATGCTCGACGTGAACCTCCTCGGCGCGTGGACGGTGACCGCCGCGACGATCGACCACCTCGTCGCCTCCCGCGGCCGGGTCGTGCTGCTGGGCTCGCGGATGTCGTTCCTCGGCCTGCCGCTCGGCGCCGCCTACGGGGTCTCCAAGCGGGCGCTCGGCGCGTACGCGGACGCGCTGCGGGCCGAGTACGGCACGCACGTCGGGGTGACGTGCGTGCACCCGGCGTTCGTGAAGACGCCGATCCACGACCGCACGCGCGAGGCGGGCCTGCAGCTGGAGGGCTTCTCCACCGAGGAGCCGATCGAGCAGGTCATCGCCACCCTCGTCCGCGCGTGCGAGGCGCCGCGGGCGCGCCGCGACCTGGCGGTGACGCGCGGCGGCGCCCTGCAGATCGCCGCCGCCCGGCACCTGCCCGCCGTGGTCGACCGCGTCGTCGCGCGGACCCTGCGCGGCCGCATCGCCGACGGCGCCCTGGACGCCGCCGAGATCGCCCGCGGCCTGCGCGAGCGCCACGGGCGCCCCTGA
- a CDS encoding ATP-binding protein, producing the protein MARPAQVDRTLAAAPQSVAYARALIDTVEPALPPDVRQRARLLMSEVVTNAVRHGAGTAVRVQIRRERGRLVVEVRDDGEGFEPDPSRPDPTQGSGWGVHLVATLAQEWGVDADGGTRVWFALDVADEELHAVALQHHRPGGLSAAV; encoded by the coding sequence ATGGCCCGCCCCGCCCAGGTCGATCGCACGCTCGCCGCGGCCCCGCAGTCGGTCGCGTACGCGCGCGCGCTGATCGACACGGTGGAGCCCGCGCTGCCGCCCGACGTGCGACAGCGGGCGCGGCTGCTGATGTCCGAGGTCGTCACCAACGCGGTCCGTCACGGCGCCGGGACCGCCGTCCGCGTGCAGATCCGCCGCGAGCGCGGCCGGCTCGTCGTCGAGGTCCGCGACGACGGCGAGGGCTTCGAGCCCGACCCCTCCCGGCCGGACCCGACGCAGGGCTCCGGCTGGGGCGTGCACCTCGTCGCCACCCTCGCCCAGGAGTGGGGCGTGGACGCCGACGGCGGCACCCGCGTCTGGTTCGCGCTCGACGTGGCCGACGAGGAGCTGCACGCGGTGGCGCTGCAGCACCACCGGCCCGGCGGGCTGTCCGCCGCGGTCTGA
- a CDS encoding MFS transporter produces the protein MSRRLVLLLAVVCGAAVANLYYAQPLLDTIAGKLDVSTGLAGVVVTATQLGYAAGLVLIVPLGDLLERRALIVRLLLACALALALTAAAPSFAVLAAALGAVGVTAVVAQVLVPMAATLAPPEESGRVVGTVMSGLLIGILAARTVSGVLSHAFGWRSVYAAAAVLMLVLALVLWRALPRQRIAAQVEGGYRGLLRSIPGLVREEPLLRRRMLYGAAGMATFSVLWTSLTFLLTDAPYDYGDATVGLFGLFGLAGALSAQAAGRFADRGRLREATGGFWACVLLGWALLAFGRSSLAAVIAGIVVLDLGVQGQHISNQAAIFTLRPEARSRLNTAYMAHNFLWGAVGSAGAAAAYALAGWGAVVALGAAFAVVAFLAWVREDAAHDPQH, from the coding sequence GTGAGCCGCCGGCTCGTCCTCCTGCTCGCGGTCGTGTGCGGTGCCGCCGTCGCGAACCTCTACTACGCGCAGCCGCTGCTCGACACGATCGCCGGCAAGCTCGACGTCAGCACCGGCCTCGCCGGCGTCGTCGTCACCGCCACCCAGCTCGGGTACGCCGCCGGGCTCGTGCTGATCGTCCCGCTCGGCGACCTGCTCGAGCGGCGCGCGCTGATCGTCCGGCTGCTGCTCGCGTGCGCCCTCGCGCTCGCGCTCACCGCGGCGGCTCCGTCGTTCGCCGTGCTCGCCGCCGCCCTCGGGGCCGTCGGGGTCACCGCGGTCGTCGCGCAGGTGCTCGTGCCGATGGCCGCGACGCTCGCCCCGCCCGAGGAGTCCGGGCGCGTCGTCGGCACCGTCATGAGCGGCCTGCTCATCGGCATCCTCGCCGCCCGGACCGTCAGCGGCGTGCTGTCGCACGCGTTCGGCTGGCGGTCGGTCTACGCGGCCGCCGCCGTCCTGATGCTCGTGCTCGCGCTCGTCCTCTGGCGGGCGCTGCCGCGCCAGCGGATCGCCGCCCAGGTGGAGGGCGGCTACCGCGGGCTGCTGCGCTCGATCCCTGGACTCGTCCGGGAGGAGCCGCTGCTGCGCCGCCGGATGCTCTACGGGGCCGCCGGGATGGCGACCTTCAGCGTGCTGTGGACGTCGCTGACGTTCCTGCTGACCGACGCCCCCTACGACTACGGGGACGCCACCGTCGGCCTCTTCGGGCTCTTCGGGCTCGCGGGCGCGCTGTCCGCGCAGGCGGCCGGGCGGTTCGCCGACCGCGGCCGGCTGCGCGAGGCCACCGGCGGGTTCTGGGCGTGCGTGCTGCTCGGCTGGGCGCTGCTCGCGTTCGGCCGCTCGTCGCTGGCCGCGGTGATCGCCGGGATCGTCGTGCTCGACCTCGGCGTCCAGGGCCAGCACATCTCCAACCAGGCCGCGATCTTCACGCTGCGGCCAGAGGCGCGCTCGCGGCTGAACACCGCCTACATGGCGCACAACTTCCTCTGGGGCGCGGTCGGGTCGGCCGGTGCGGCGGCCGCGTACGCGCTCGCGGGTTGGGGGGCGGTCGTCGCGCTGGGCGCCGCGTTCGCGGTCGTGGCCTTCCTCGCCTGGGTGCGCGAGGATGCCGCCCATGATCCCCAGCACTGA
- a CDS encoding nuclear transport factor 2 family protein, whose amino-acid sequence MTREPLEIVRRMWVLLREGGPDAALEVVAPDAVFVAADGQRFDGHDGIRAFFASFDARDERFIAAPFTFEPHGEGVLVAGHRRIADDEQTLLAEHLHFTYRTDGDGRIHDMRAFGDRDTAAAELARHRPPVR is encoded by the coding sequence GTGACCCGGGAGCCGCTCGAGATCGTCCGCCGCATGTGGGTCCTCCTGCGCGAGGGCGGGCCCGACGCCGCGCTCGAGGTCGTCGCCCCCGACGCCGTCTTCGTCGCCGCCGACGGCCAGCGGTTCGACGGGCACGACGGCATCCGCGCGTTCTTCGCCTCGTTCGACGCGCGCGACGAGCGGTTCATCGCCGCCCCGTTCACGTTCGAGCCGCACGGTGAAGGCGTTCTCGTCGCCGGGCACCGGCGCATCGCAGACGACGAGCAGACCCTCCTCGCCGAGCACCTGCACTTCACCTACCGCACCGACGGCGACGGGCGCATCCACGACATGCGCGCCTTCGGCGACCGCGACACCGCCGCCGCCGAGCTGGCCCGCCATCGGCCCCCGGTACGCTGA
- a CDS encoding alpha/beta hydrolase — MSILLLLFGLLSVALVLNARRPRHVWWTILVRWPASWVARELTPLLVVGGLLLTALLAALGALDEPTGIVGAVLVLASATVGIAWTLTARGARVSVAGQVAELDLDDEDTTHRVPRREIALPLLMLRARDVRHVRGVPYTDDDERPRRLDVYLPREDPAPGVRRPAIVQVHGGGWVLGSRKEQGIPLLNHLARCGWVGFNIDYRLSPFATWPDHVVDVKRAIAWVREHADEYGVDPDFVAITGGSAGGHLSALAALTPNDPLLQPGFEDADTTVQAAVPFYGVYDFVDEERTSLPLLHPWVLEPLVLKRRLARDPDAFRAASPRHRMTADAPPMLVVHGDADSLIPVVQARTFVEELRAVSRAPVAYVELAGGEHAFDVIPSWRTAPVVETIERFLRTIHARRDAGGDRHAVEGDVAEALTE, encoded by the coding sequence GTGTCGATCCTGCTGCTGCTCTTCGGCCTGCTGTCCGTCGCGCTCGTGCTCAACGCGCGCCGGCCCCGGCACGTCTGGTGGACAATCCTCGTGCGCTGGCCCGCCTCCTGGGTCGCGCGGGAGCTCACCCCGCTGCTCGTCGTCGGGGGGCTGCTGCTGACCGCGTTGCTCGCCGCCCTCGGGGCGCTCGACGAGCCGACCGGCATCGTCGGCGCGGTCCTCGTGCTCGCGTCCGCGACGGTCGGGATCGCGTGGACGCTGACCGCCCGCGGCGCGCGCGTGTCGGTCGCCGGGCAGGTCGCCGAGCTCGACCTCGACGACGAGGACACGACCCACCGCGTGCCCCGGCGCGAGATCGCCCTCCCGCTGCTGATGCTCCGCGCGCGCGACGTGCGGCACGTCCGCGGCGTCCCCTACACCGACGACGACGAGCGGCCGCGGCGCCTGGACGTCTACCTCCCGCGCGAGGACCCCGCTCCTGGCGTGCGGCGCCCCGCGATCGTGCAGGTCCACGGCGGCGGCTGGGTGCTCGGCAGCCGCAAGGAGCAGGGCATCCCGCTGCTCAACCACCTCGCGCGCTGCGGCTGGGTCGGGTTCAACATCGACTACCGGCTCTCGCCGTTCGCGACCTGGCCCGACCACGTCGTCGACGTCAAGCGGGCGATCGCCTGGGTGCGCGAGCACGCCGACGAGTACGGCGTCGACCCCGACTTCGTCGCGATCACCGGCGGCAGCGCCGGCGGGCACCTCAGCGCGCTCGCCGCGCTGACGCCGAACGACCCGCTCCTGCAGCCCGGCTTCGAGGACGCGGACACCACCGTGCAGGCGGCGGTGCCGTTCTACGGCGTCTACGACTTCGTCGACGAGGAGCGCACGAGCCTGCCGCTGCTGCACCCGTGGGTGCTCGAGCCGCTCGTGCTGAAGCGACGCCTGGCCCGCGACCCCGACGCCTTCCGCGCCGCCTCGCCACGCCACCGGATGACCGCCGACGCGCCGCCGATGCTCGTCGTGCACGGGGACGCGGACTCGCTGATCCCCGTCGTGCAGGCGCGCACGTTCGTCGAGGAGCTGCGCGCCGTGTCGCGCGCCCCGGTCGCGTACGTCGAGCTCGCGGGGGGCGAGCACGCCTTCGACGTCATCCCCTCGTGGCGCACCGCGCCCGTGGTCGAGACGATCGAGCGCTTCCTGCGGACGATCCACGCGCGCCGCGACGCCGGGGGCGACCGGCACGCCGTCGAGGGGGACGTGGCCGAGGCGCTGACGGAGTGA
- a CDS encoding zinc-dependent alcohol dehydrogenase family protein, with product MRTRAAVLREMGLPAPYATSAPLTVTELELAPPGPGELLVRVHAAGLCHSDLSVIDGSRPRVMPMALGHEAAGEVVAVGGRSAFSVGDHVALAFVPVCGACGPCQDGRAALCEPGAAANAAGTLLSGERRWVSPGDDVMHHHLGVSAFAEHVVVSERSAVRIDPALPYDLGALFGCAVLTGVGAAVYGAQIRPGDSVAVFGLGGVGLAALLGAVLCGAGRIVVVDRVQEKLDLARTLGADAAVLADEDVVAAVRDATGGTGADVVLETVGNADVLGQAYAATRRGGTTVTVGLPHPDRMLTIPAVSLVAEERTLKGSYLGSCVPARDIPRFIALHRAGRLPVEQLLTHRIGLDELNPAFDRLARGEGVRQVVVL from the coding sequence ATGCGCACCCGTGCCGCCGTCCTGCGGGAGATGGGACTGCCCGCCCCGTACGCGACCTCCGCGCCGCTGACCGTCACCGAGCTGGAGCTCGCGCCGCCCGGTCCGGGCGAGCTGCTCGTGCGCGTGCACGCCGCCGGGCTCTGCCACTCCGACCTGTCGGTGATCGACGGGTCGCGCCCGCGGGTGATGCCGATGGCGCTGGGCCACGAGGCGGCCGGCGAGGTCGTCGCGGTCGGCGGGCGCTCCGCGTTCTCGGTCGGCGACCACGTGGCGCTCGCGTTCGTGCCCGTCTGCGGGGCGTGCGGACCCTGCCAGGACGGGCGCGCCGCGCTGTGCGAGCCGGGCGCCGCCGCGAACGCCGCGGGCACGCTGCTCAGCGGCGAGCGGCGCTGGGTCTCCCCGGGGGACGACGTGATGCACCACCACCTCGGTGTCAGCGCGTTCGCCGAGCACGTGGTGGTCTCCGAGCGCTCCGCGGTGCGGATCGACCCGGCGCTCCCGTACGACCTCGGGGCGCTGTTCGGCTGCGCGGTGCTCACCGGCGTGGGCGCGGCGGTCTACGGCGCCCAGATCCGTCCGGGTGACTCGGTCGCCGTGTTCGGGCTCGGCGGCGTCGGGCTCGCCGCGCTGCTCGGGGCCGTGCTGTGCGGGGCGGGGCGGATCGTCGTCGTCGACCGCGTGCAGGAGAAGCTCGACCTCGCGCGCACGCTCGGCGCCGACGCCGCGGTGCTCGCCGACGAGGACGTCGTCGCCGCGGTCCGCGACGCGACCGGCGGGACCGGGGCCGACGTCGTCCTGGAGACCGTCGGCAACGCCGACGTGCTCGGGCAGGCCTACGCGGCGACGCGCCGCGGCGGCACGACCGTGACGGTCGGCCTGCCGCACCCCGACCGGATGCTGACGATCCCGGCGGTGTCGCTGGTCGCCGAGGAGCGCACGCTGAAGGGCTCCTACCTCGGATCGTGCGTGCCGGCGCGCGACATCCCGCGCTTCATCGCCCTGCACCGTGCCGGCCGCCTCCCGGTCGAGCAGCTGCTGACCCACCGCATCGGCCTCGACGAGCTGAACCCGGCGTTCGACCGCCTCGCGCGCGGCGAGGGCGTCCGGCAGGTCGTCGTCCTCTGA
- a CDS encoding flavin-containing monooxygenase, which produces MERIGVIGAGPAGLAAVRELTAAGLDAVAFERGARVGGVWTLEDRPTAAYRSLHLITSRERTEFAAFPLPPGTADYPSRDVVGRYLESYVEHFGLADRLRPGSGVARAERDPAGGWTLTLDDGGTEEVDRLVVANGHNAVPKWPEPAYPGADAFAGEQLHAVDYDDARAFEGRRVLVVGMGNSAMDIASDLSLVADHVVLSVRHGSWVVPKRLLGKPADQVTSPWAAVHVPLALRQAVSQTLLRLVSGPPERYGLPKPQRGLFEDHPTISDTILSRISHGRITPRGAISRLEADGVVFADGVREQLDAIVWCTGYRVDMPFLDPALLGPEPTELPLYKRVFHLDVPDLHFVGYMQSTGSAFPIVERQSALLAAALTGRWAPPSRAEMAADCARRRADAVRRWGDRGRPAMRVDFDRYMHELAAELEAGAARVATVAA; this is translated from the coding sequence GTGGAGCGGATCGGGGTGATCGGAGCGGGTCCCGCCGGGCTCGCGGCGGTGCGGGAGCTGACCGCGGCGGGGCTCGACGCGGTCGCGTTCGAGCGCGGCGCGCGGGTCGGCGGGGTGTGGACGCTGGAGGACCGGCCGACGGCCGCGTACCGCTCGCTGCACCTGATCACGTCGCGCGAGCGCACGGAGTTCGCCGCCTTCCCGCTGCCGCCCGGGACCGCCGACTACCCGTCCCGGGACGTGGTGGGCCGCTACCTGGAGTCCTACGTCGAGCACTTCGGGCTCGCCGACCGGCTGCGGCCGGGCAGCGGCGTCGCCCGGGCCGAGCGCGACCCGGCGGGCGGCTGGACGCTCACGCTCGACGACGGCGGCACCGAGGAGGTCGACCGCCTGGTCGTCGCCAACGGGCACAACGCGGTGCCGAAGTGGCCGGAGCCCGCCTACCCGGGGGCGGACGCGTTCGCGGGCGAGCAGCTGCACGCCGTCGACTACGACGACGCGCGCGCGTTCGAGGGCCGGCGCGTCCTCGTCGTCGGCATGGGCAACAGCGCGATGGACATCGCCTCGGACCTGTCGCTCGTCGCCGACCACGTCGTCCTGTCGGTGCGGCACGGCAGCTGGGTCGTCCCCAAGCGCCTGCTCGGCAAGCCGGCCGACCAGGTGACGAGCCCGTGGGCGGCGGTGCACGTGCCGCTCGCGCTGCGCCAGGCGGTCTCGCAGACGCTGCTGCGGCTCGTCAGCGGCCCGCCGGAGCGCTACGGGCTGCCGAAGCCGCAGCGTGGCCTGTTCGAGGACCACCCGACGATCTCCGACACGATCCTCAGCCGGATCAGCCACGGGCGGATCACGCCGCGGGGCGCGATCTCGCGGCTGGAGGCCGACGGGGTCGTGTTCGCGGACGGGGTGCGCGAGCAGCTCGACGCGATCGTCTGGTGCACGGGCTACCGGGTCGACATGCCGTTCCTGGACCCGGCGCTGCTGGGTCCCGAGCCGACCGAGCTGCCGCTGTACAAGCGGGTCTTCCACCTCGACGTGCCCGACCTGCACTTCGTCGGCTACATGCAGTCGACGGGGTCCGCGTTCCCGATCGTCGAGCGGCAGTCCGCGCTGCTGGCCGCCGCGCTGACCGGCCGGTGGGCGCCCCCGTCCCGCGCGGAGATGGCCGCGGACTGCGCGCGTCGCCGCGCCGACGCGGTCCGGCGCTGGGGCGACCGCGGACGGCCCGCGATGCGCGTGGACTTCGACCGCTACATGCACGAGCTGGCCGCGGAGCTCGAGGCGGGCGCCGCCCGGGTCGCGACGGTGGCGGCATGA
- a CDS encoding acyl-CoA thioesterase, with amino-acid sequence MRSGYAHVAQIPTRWADNDVYGHVNNVQYYAFFDTVINQWLIAQGGLDIHEGDVIGLCAESHCSYKGPFAFPETVEAALRVGKLGSSSVRYEIGLFREGAEEPQAEGWFVHVFVDRASRRSTPIPDELRRALEQLEVQV; translated from the coding sequence ATGCGCTCCGGCTACGCCCACGTCGCCCAGATCCCCACCCGGTGGGCGGACAACGACGTCTACGGGCACGTCAACAACGTCCAGTACTACGCGTTCTTCGACACGGTCATCAACCAGTGGCTGATCGCCCAGGGCGGCCTCGACATCCACGAGGGCGACGTCATCGGCCTCTGCGCCGAGTCGCACTGCTCCTACAAGGGCCCGTTCGCGTTCCCGGAGACGGTCGAGGCGGCGCTGCGCGTCGGCAAGCTCGGCAGCTCGAGCGTGCGCTACGAGATCGGCCTGTTCCGCGAGGGCGCCGAGGAGCCGCAGGCGGAGGGCTGGTTCGTGCACGTGTTCGTCGACCGCGCGTCGCGCCGGTCCACCCCGATCCCCGACGAGCTGCGCCGCGCGCTGGAGCAGCTGGAGGTGCAGGTCTGA
- a CDS encoding pentapeptide repeat-containing protein, translated as MAVPARPATPVAPEDDAPVVTDRYAGQRFLGVSLVDTVLRDCDLANVDARRAHVTRLEVHRCRGTGAMLMGTRLRDVVVRDCRVDLATFAQVTMERVVFEDCVLRDSSFAGARLHSVAFVDCDLGSADFEGASCSRVELRGCRLEGVRGIEGLRGARLPWGDLLEHAPVLAAALGLGIIDEEQP; from the coding sequence GTGGCCGTCCCCGCCCGCCCCGCGACCCCGGTCGCGCCCGAGGACGACGCCCCCGTGGTCACCGACCGGTACGCCGGCCAGCGGTTCCTCGGCGTGAGCCTCGTCGACACGGTCCTGCGCGACTGCGACCTCGCGAACGTCGACGCGCGCCGCGCCCACGTCACGCGCCTGGAGGTCCACCGCTGCCGCGGCACCGGCGCCATGCTCATGGGCACGCGCCTGCGCGACGTCGTCGTGCGCGACTGCCGGGTCGACCTCGCGACCTTCGCGCAGGTGACGATGGAGCGCGTCGTGTTCGAGGACTGCGTGCTGCGGGACAGCTCCTTCGCGGGCGCGCGGCTGCACTCCGTCGCGTTCGTGGACTGCGACCTGGGCAGCGCCGACTTCGAAGGCGCGAGCTGCTCGCGCGTGGAGCTGCGCGGCTGCCGGCTCGAGGGCGTGCGCGGGATCGAGGGGCTCCGCGGCGCCCGGCTGCCCTGGGGCGACCTGCTCGAGCACGCCCCCGTGCTCGCCGCCGCCCTGGGCCTGGGGATCATCGACGAGGAGCAGCCCTGA
- a CDS encoding SDR family NAD(P)-dependent oxidoreductase, which translates to MIPSTELFDVRGKVALVTGGSRGIGLMIARGLVDAGARVLVSSRKEADIVAAAQEIGAEAIVADVSTQEGAVALADAVRERTDRLDVLVNNAGATWGAPLEEFPQSGWDRVSHVNVEGIFHLTVALLPQLRAAASAEDPGRVINIGSVDGIKVPLTENYSYSASKAAVHMLTRHLAKRLAGEQITVNAIAPGPFESKMTAFLLSSEEGRAAVAAQVPLGRIGSDEDAAGLTIFLSSRAGAYLTGTVIPLDGGWSGCG; encoded by the coding sequence ATGATCCCCAGCACTGAGCTCTTCGACGTCCGTGGCAAGGTCGCGCTCGTCACCGGCGGCTCGCGCGGCATCGGCCTGATGATCGCGCGCGGCCTCGTCGACGCGGGCGCGCGCGTCCTCGTCTCCTCCCGCAAGGAGGCCGACATCGTCGCCGCCGCGCAGGAGATCGGCGCCGAGGCGATCGTCGCGGACGTCTCCACGCAGGAGGGGGCGGTCGCGCTCGCCGACGCGGTGCGCGAGCGCACCGACCGGCTCGACGTGCTCGTCAACAACGCGGGCGCCACCTGGGGCGCGCCGCTGGAGGAGTTCCCGCAGTCCGGCTGGGACCGCGTCAGCCACGTGAACGTCGAGGGGATCTTCCACCTCACCGTCGCGCTGCTGCCGCAGCTGCGCGCCGCCGCCAGCGCCGAGGACCCGGGCCGGGTCATCAACATCGGATCGGTCGACGGGATCAAGGTCCCGCTCACCGAGAACTACTCCTACAGCGCCTCGAAGGCGGCCGTGCACATGCTGACGCGGCACCTCGCCAAGCGGCTCGCGGGCGAGCAGATCACGGTCAACGCGATCGCCCCGGGCCCGTTCGAGAGCAAGATGACCGCGTTCCTGCTCAGCAGCGAGGAGGGGCGCGCCGCCGTCGCGGCCCAGGTCCCGCTGGGACGGATCGGCAGCGACGAGGACGCGGCCGGGCTGACGATCTTCCTGTCCTCGCGCGCGGGGGCGTACCTCACCGGGACCGTCATCCCCCTCGACGGCGGCTGGTCGGGCTGCGGATGA
- a CDS encoding type 1 glutamine amidotransferase domain-containing protein — translation MSTPQTPSLTGRTVAFLAADGVERVELVDPWHAVEQAGGTPVLVSLSDGEITSMDGDIDPSERFTVDRTVADAQATDFDALVLPGGVANPDSLRADQDAVAFVRAFFDDGRPVAAICHAPWTLIDAGVVAGRTLTSFPSVATDLRNAGGTWVDEEVHVSDGLVTSRNPDDLPAFCATLVREFADGGAAR, via the coding sequence ATGAGCACTCCGCAGACCCCCTCCCTCACCGGTCGCACCGTGGCCTTCCTCGCCGCCGACGGCGTCGAGCGCGTCGAGCTCGTCGACCCGTGGCACGCCGTCGAGCAGGCCGGCGGCACCCCCGTCCTCGTGTCCCTGTCCGACGGCGAGATCACCTCCATGGACGGCGACATCGACCCGAGCGAGCGCTTCACGGTCGACCGCACCGTCGCCGACGCGCAGGCCACCGACTTCGACGCGCTCGTCCTCCCCGGTGGCGTCGCGAACCCCGACAGCCTCCGCGCCGACCAGGACGCCGTCGCGTTCGTCCGCGCGTTCTTCGACGACGGCCGGCCCGTCGCCGCGATCTGCCACGCGCCCTGGACGCTGATCGACGCGGGCGTCGTCGCGGGCCGCACGCTGACCTCGTTCCCGTCGGTCGCCACCGACCTGCGCAACGCCGGCGGCACCTGGGTCGACGAGGAGGTCCACGTCTCCGACGGCCTCGTGACCAGCCGCAACCCGGACGACCTGCCCGCGTTCTGCGCGACGCTCGTGCGCGAGTTCGCCGACGGGGGTGCGGCCCGCTGA